One part of the Vitis riparia cultivar Riparia Gloire de Montpellier isolate 1030 chromosome 8, EGFV_Vit.rip_1.0, whole genome shotgun sequence genome encodes these proteins:
- the LOC117920410 gene encoding 60S ribosomal protein L35a-1 has product MVKGRQGERVRLYVRGTILGYKRSKSNQYPNTSLIQIEGVNTKEEVAWYCGKRMAYIYKAKVKKDGSHFRCIWGKVTRPHGNSGVVRAKFKSNLPPKSMGARVRVFMYPSNI; this is encoded by the exons ATGGTTAAAGGTCGTCAAGGAGAGCGAGTCAG GCTCTATGTCCGAGGAACGATTCTCGGGTACAAAAG GTCGAAATCGAACCAGTACCCGAACACGTCTCTGATTCAGATCGAAGGGGTGAACACGAAGGAAGAGGTTGCGTGGTACTGTGGTAAGCGCATGGCTTACATTTACAAGGCCAAGGTCAAGAAGGATGGTTCCCACTTTCGCTGCATTTGGGGAAAGGTCACTAGGCCTCACGGTAACAGTGGAGTCGTTCGCGCCAAATTCAAGTCGAACCTTCCTCCCAAATCAATG GgagctagggttagggttttcatgTACCCGAGCAACATTTGA
- the LOC117920408 gene encoding mitochondrial uncoupling protein 1 isoform X1 encodes MDSVLSKEIPQNQDGSFFIDLEPRTLRNVKICPNQICTIPLDTAKVRLQLQKKAVAGDGVALPKYRGLLGTVGTIAREEGMSALWKGIVPGLHRQCLFGGLRIGMYEPVKAFYVGKDHVGDVPLSKKILAALTTGGLAITIANPTDLVKVRLQSEGKLPPGVPRRYSGSLNAYSTIVRQEGVGALWTGLGPNVARNAIINAAELASYDQVKQTILKIPGFKDNVLTHLLAGLGAGFFAVCIGSPVDVVKSRMMGDSTYKNTLDCFVKTLRNDGPLAFYKGFIPNFGRLGSWNVIMFLTLEQAKKFVQRIESS; translated from the exons ATGGACTCGGTGCTGAGTAAGGAAATTCCGCAAAATCA AGATGGatcatttttcattgatttggaACCCAGAACCCTGAGAAATGTCAAAATCTGTCCTAATCAG ATCTGTACAATTCCTTTGGATACTGCTAAAGTTAGGCTTCAGCTCCAAAAGAAAGCTGTTGCAGGAGATGGAGTGGCCTTACCAAAATATAGGGGTCTGCTAGGTACAGTTGGTACCATCGCTAGGGAAGAAGGCATGTCAGCACTCTGGAAGGGCATTGTACCAGGATTACATCGTCAATGCCTTTTTGGAGGCTTAAGAATTGGGATGTATGAGCCT GTGAAGGCCTTCTATGTGGGTAAGGATCATGTTGGAGATGTTCCTTTATCCAAGAAAATACTTGCTGCACTAACAACTG GTGGTCTAGCGATTACAATTGCCAATCCAACGGACCTTGTGAAAGTTCGACTTCAATCTGAAGGAAAATTGCCACCTGGTGTGCCAAGACGCTATTCCGGATCATTGAATGCTTATTCTACAATAGTGAGACAG gAGGGAGTTGGGGCTCTGTGGACTGGGCTTGGACCGAATGTAGCGAGAAATGCTATTATAAATGCTGCTGAACTAGCCAGTTATGATCAAGTGAAGCAG ACGATTTTGAAAATTCCAGGGTTCAAAGATAATGTTTTGACTCATCTCTTAGCTGGTTTGGGAGCGGGTTTTTTCGCAGTCTGTATTGGCTCCCCAGTTGATGTG GTTAAGTCAAGGATGATGGGAGATTCCACATACAAAAATACACTGGATTGTTTTGTCAAGACTTTGAGGAATGAT GGGCCTCTTGCCTTCTACAAGGGTTTTATACCAAATTTTGGACGGCTGGGATCTTGGAACGTCATCATGTTTCTGACCTTGGAACAG GCTAAGAAGTTCGTCCAACGCATAGAGTCGTCATGA
- the LOC117920408 gene encoding mitochondrial uncoupling protein 1 isoform X2, protein MADHGPKTNISFAGTFASSAFAACFAEICTIPLDTAKVRLQLQKKAVAGDGVALPKYRGLLGTVGTIAREEGMSALWKGIVPGLHRQCLFGGLRIGMYEPVKAFYVGKDHVGDVPLSKKILAALTTGGLAITIANPTDLVKVRLQSEGKLPPGVPRRYSGSLNAYSTIVRQEGVGALWTGLGPNVARNAIINAAELASYDQVKQTILKIPGFKDNVLTHLLAGLGAGFFAVCIGSPVDVVKSRMMGDSTYKNTLDCFVKTLRNDGPLAFYKGFIPNFGRLGSWNVIMFLTLEQAKKFVQRIESS, encoded by the exons ATGGCGGATCACGGTCCTAAAACCAATATCTCCTTCGCTGGAACCTTCGCTAGTAGCGCTTTCGCTGCTTGTTTCGCTGAG ATCTGTACAATTCCTTTGGATACTGCTAAAGTTAGGCTTCAGCTCCAAAAGAAAGCTGTTGCAGGAGATGGAGTGGCCTTACCAAAATATAGGGGTCTGCTAGGTACAGTTGGTACCATCGCTAGGGAAGAAGGCATGTCAGCACTCTGGAAGGGCATTGTACCAGGATTACATCGTCAATGCCTTTTTGGAGGCTTAAGAATTGGGATGTATGAGCCT GTGAAGGCCTTCTATGTGGGTAAGGATCATGTTGGAGATGTTCCTTTATCCAAGAAAATACTTGCTGCACTAACAACTG GTGGTCTAGCGATTACAATTGCCAATCCAACGGACCTTGTGAAAGTTCGACTTCAATCTGAAGGAAAATTGCCACCTGGTGTGCCAAGACGCTATTCCGGATCATTGAATGCTTATTCTACAATAGTGAGACAG gAGGGAGTTGGGGCTCTGTGGACTGGGCTTGGACCGAATGTAGCGAGAAATGCTATTATAAATGCTGCTGAACTAGCCAGTTATGATCAAGTGAAGCAG ACGATTTTGAAAATTCCAGGGTTCAAAGATAATGTTTTGACTCATCTCTTAGCTGGTTTGGGAGCGGGTTTTTTCGCAGTCTGTATTGGCTCCCCAGTTGATGTG GTTAAGTCAAGGATGATGGGAGATTCCACATACAAAAATACACTGGATTGTTTTGTCAAGACTTTGAGGAATGAT GGGCCTCTTGCCTTCTACAAGGGTTTTATACCAAATTTTGGACGGCTGGGATCTTGGAACGTCATCATGTTTCTGACCTTGGAACAG GCTAAGAAGTTCGTCCAACGCATAGAGTCGTCATGA
- the LOC117920407 gene encoding neutral ceramidase 2, with protein sequence MEMFSGVYGCKQKPSAMIWLCVFLLLSLLSGRVTSSNSPYLIGLGSHDITGPAADVNMMGYANMEQIASGVHFRLRARTFIVAEPEGDRVVFVNLDACMASQLVKLKVIERLRVRYGNLYTEQNVAISGIHSHAGSGGYLQYIVYLVTSLGFVRQSFDVLVDGIEKSITMAHDNLRPGSIFVNEGEILDASINRSPSAYLNNPVEERSKYKYDVDKEMTLIKFVDDEWGPVGSFNWFATHGTSMSRTNSLISGDNKGAAARFMEDWFEENVFLNGSESSYFGQSGSTRLPQRVSSIIPDLHEEREKLIELAASFQPSQGKPATRFSSVSRRVRSALRHADKPQFISAFCQSNCGDVSPNVLGTFCIDSGLPCDFYHSTCNGKNELCYGRGPGYPDEFESTRIIGERQYKKAMELFNSATEKLSGKIVYRHSYVDFSNLEVTLSKEGVVTEVLKTCPAAMGFAFAAGTTDGPGAFDFKQGDNKGNVFWSFVRNLLKTPNKEQIECHLPKPILLDTGEMKDPYDWAPSILPVQILRIGQLVILSVPGEFTTMAGRRLRDAVKSVLYSGGSDLDSNVHIVIAGLANTYSQYVTTFEEYQVQRYEGASTLYGPHTLSAYIQEFEKLAMAIVRDEQVAPGPQPPDLLQRQISLLPPVILDITPPGVNFGDIKTDVPPRAIFRKRDIVTVTFWSASPRNDLMTEGTFALVEILHNQERWVPAYDDDDFCLRFKWARSSKLSPLSHATIEWRVPESAVLGVYRMTHFGASKNIFGSIRHFTGSSSAFIVA encoded by the exons ATGGAGATGTTTTCTGGTGTCTATGGCTGCAAGCAGAAGCCATCTGCAATGATTTGGTTATGTGTTTTCCTGTTGCTCTCACTCCTAAGTGGTAGAGTAACTTCATCCAATTCCCCTTATTTGATTGGCTTAGGAAGCCATGACATAACAGGGCCTGCTGCTGATGTCAACATGATGGGATATGCAAATATGGAGCAGATAGCATCTGGGGTTCACTTCAGGTTACGAGCTCGTACATTCATTGTGGCAGAACCTGAGGGGGATCGTGTAGTTTTTGTAAACCTTGATGCTTGCATGGCCTCACAACTTGTCAAATTAAAAGTTATAGAAAGATTGAGAGTAAG gTATGGTAACCTGTATACTGAACAGAATGTCGCCATTAGTGGTATTCACAGCCATGCTGGGTCGGGAGGCTATCTTCAATATATAGTATATCTTGTAACATCTCTTGGATTTGTACGACAATCATTTGATGTTCTTGTTGATGGCATTGAGAAAAGTATTACAATGGCTCATGATAATCTTCGGCCAGGATCAATTTTTGTAAATGAAG GAGAGATCTTGGATGCCAGTATAAATCGTAGTCCTAGTGCTTATCTCAATAATCCAGTCGAAGAAAGGAGTAAATATAAGTATGATGTTGACAAAGAGATGACCCTTATTAAGTTTGTTGATGATGAGTGGGGCCCAGTGGGCAGCTTTAACTGGTTTGCAACTCATGGAACTTCTATGAGTCGTACCAACTCATTAATAAGTGGTGACAACAAAGGAGCTGCTGCACGATTTATGGAGGATTGGTTTGAAGAGAATGTTTTCCTGAATGGTTCTGAAAGCTCATATTTTGGTCAGTCTGGCTCTACCAGACTCCCTCAAAGAGTCTCAAGCATAATTCCCGATCTTCATGAAGAAC GTGAGAAATTGATAGAACTTGCTGCTTCCTTCCAACCTTCTCAAGGAAAACCTGCAACAAGGTTCTCGAGTGTTTCAAGGCGAGTCAGGAGTGCTCTTAGGCATGCTGACAAGCCTCAATTCATATCTGCATTCTGCCAATCTAACTGTGGTGATGTAAGCCCAAATGTTCTTGGCACATTTTGCATAGACAGTGGGCTGCCTTGCGATTTCTATCATAGTACCTGTAATGGAAAGAATGAATTGTGCTACGGCCGGGGCCCTGG TTATCCTGATGAATTTGAAAGTACACGTATTATTGGTGAAAGACAATACAAAAAAGCTATGGAACTGTTCAACAGTGCAACTGAGAAGTTGAGTGGGAAGATTGTTTACCGACACAGTTATGTAGATTTCTCCAACCTTGAGGTCACATTGTCCAAGGAGGGAGTGGTTACTGAAGTATTGAAAACATGCCCAGCTGCCATGGGGTTTGCTTTTGCTGCAGGAACCACTGATGGACCTGGAGCTTTTGATTTTAAGCAAGGAGATAACAAG GGGAATGTCTTCTGGAGTTTTGTGCGCAACTTGCTGAAAACACCAAATAAGGAGCAGATAGAGTGTCATCTTCCGAAGCCTATCTTGCTTGATACTGGTGAGATGAAGGATCCATATGACTGGGCG CCCTCTATACTTCCAGTTCAAATTTTGCGAATAGGGCAACTTGTCATTCTCAGCGTACCTGGAG AATTTACTACAATGGCTGGCAGGCGTCTCCGGGATGCTGTTAAGAGTGTGCTGTACTCTGGGGGTAGCGACTTGGACAGCAATGTCCATATTGTTATTGCTGGGTTGGCAAATACATATTCACAGTATGTGACCACCTTTGAGGAGTACCAGGTGCAGAGATATGAG GGAGCCTCTACTCTTTATGGTCCGCATACGCTCAGTGCCTACATTCAGGAGTTTGAGAAACTAGCAATGGCCATTGTGAGAGATGAACAGGTAGCACCAGGTCCACAGCCCCCGGATCTCCTGCAAAGGCAAATCAGCTTGCTACCACCAGTTATCCTGGACATCACCCCTCCTGGAGTGAATTTTGGGGATATTAAAACTGATGTCCCTCCAAGAGCCATCTTCAGGAAGCGGGACATTGTTACAGTCACCTTCTGGTCTGCATCTCCCAGGAATGACCTCATGACTGAGGGCACATTTGCTCTGGTTGAGATTCTTCATAATCAGGAGAGGTGGGTGCCAGcctatgatgatgatgatttctGCCTTCGTTTTAAGTGGGCGAGGTCTTCAAAACTAAGTCCTCTTAGCCACGCAACCATAGAATGGAGGGTACCGGAATCCGCAGTTTTGGGTGTATACAGGATGACACATTTTGGAGCTTCGAAGAACATTTTTGGCTCAATCCGCCACTTCACAGGTTCATCTAGTGCCTTTATAGTGGCATAG
- the LOC117920409 gene encoding probable sugar phosphate/phosphate translocator At3g11320 has translation MKGSSRWFTIGLVTSWYSSNIGVLLLNKYLLSNYGFKYPIFLTMCHMMACSLLSYIAIAWMKMVPLQTIRSRAQFLKISCLSLVFCSSVVCGNVSLRYLPVSFNQAVGATTPFFTAVFAYLMKEKREDWITYLTLIPVVTGVIIASGGEPSFHMFGFIICISATAARAFKSVLQGKLLTSEGEKLNSMNLLLYMAPIAVAFLIPATLIMEENVVAITLALARDDIKIIWYLLFNSALAYFVNLTNFLVTKHTSALTLQVLGNAKGAVAVVISILIFRNPVSVTGMLGYMLTVIGVVLYSESKKRNK, from the exons ATGAAGGGGTCGAGCCGGTGGTTCACGATCGGCCTCGTCACCTCTTGGTACTCCTCCAACATTGGGGTTTTGCTCCTCAACAAGTACTTGCTCAGCAACTATGGCTTCAAGTACCCTATCTTCCTCACCATGTGTCACATGATGGCCTGTTCGCTTCTCAGCTATATTGCTATTGCTTGGATGAAGATGGTTCCTTTGCAGACCATACGGTCTCGAGCACAGTTCTTGAAAATTTCCTGTCTCAGTCTTGTTTTTTGCTCGTCGGTGGTTTGTGGGAACGTCTCTCTTCGGTACCTTCCGGTGTCGTTCAATCAGGCGGTCGGGGCCACCACGCCCTTCTTTACGGCTGTGTTCGCTTATTTAATGAAGGAGAAAAGGGAGGATTGGATAACCTATCTGACTTTGATTCCTGTGGTCACCGGCGTCATCATTGCCAGCGGg GGTGAACCGAGTTTCCATATGTTTGGGTTTATAATATGCATTTCGGCTACAGCTGCAAGGGCTTTTAAGTCAGTGCTTCAAGGGAAATTGCTGACCTCAGAAGG GGAAAAGTTGAATTCTATGAACCTTCTGCTGTACATGGCTCCAATAGCTGTTGCATTCTTAATTCCTGCAACACTAATTATGGAGGAAAATGTGGTTGCAATTACATTGGCTCTTGCCAGAgatgatattaaaataatatggtATCTCCTCTTCAATTCTGCTCTAGCATATTTTGTGAACTTGACCAATTTCTTGGTCACTAAGCACACCAGTGCTTTAACACTCCAG GTTTTGGGGAATGCAAAGGGGGCTGTTGCTGTAGttatatcaattttaatatttagaaatccTGTCTCAGTGACAGGGATGCTGGGCTACATGCTCACTGTTATTGGAGTTGTTCTGTACAGCGAATCCAAGAAACGGAACAAATGA
- the LOC117919880 gene encoding E3 ubiquitin-protein ligase HAKAI homolog encodes MLQIRLSRDPSLGSGSGSKPLPVETVTVACPDHLVLADLPVAKSLGSMTAASLVKTVGRRSRRQLGERVHFCVRCDFPIAIYGRLIPCEHAFCLDCARSDSICYLCDERIQKIQTIKMMEGIFICAAPHCLKSFLKRAEFESHIHESHADLLQPNAEKEDGNESEALSVKQSTVSDSTARAPSRPVFSPSSSSQLHDREDKARRQQPREQQPPSRPIIQPKPPPFFHPSELQPDNNRPPQGFDRPGLHRFHPQTFDNQGGLQQESAQFSDKQQGILSESPYAEYPPLHSHQPPNFAVPLNPNPLLTPPPFNYHHFPSEGAQTFYSSPHEMARPDSAPDVGTEQGSLLGFPPGPVGGVNFPESYPRPWNSGPVGVPFEGPTGGQPIPDGLGNASDPQGRGAFFQGDYGRNPGSLPSNPPLPPLANKGMEPTQGSAAMDPRDGKGILAQPPLPLPPPPPPPPHLSQLKRAKFFSGDTSRDGQGFGWQQEKHDSFGSGQD; translated from the exons ATGCTTCAAATCCGGCTTAGCAGGGACCCATCCCTGGGAAGTGGCAGTGGGTCAAAGCCTTTGCCGGTGGAAACAGTGACAGTTGCATGTCCTGACCACCTTGTCCTTGCAGACCTCCCTGTGGCAAAGAGCCTCGGTTCAATGACTGCTGCTTCCCTTGTTAAGACTGTAGGTCGGAGATCCCGTCGCCAGCTCGGTGAACGAGTTCATTTCTGTGTTCGATGTGATTTCCCCATTGCAATCTATGGACGCCTG ATTCCATGTGAGCATGCCTTTTGTCTCGATTGTGCTAGGAGTGATTCTATCTGCTACCT TTGTGATGAACGCATTCAGAAGATTCAGACTATTAAAATGATGGAAGGGATCTTCATCTGTGCAGCCCCTCACTGTCTAAAGTCCTTCCTAAAGAGGGCTGAATTTGAGTCACATATTCATGAGAGCCATGCAGACCTTCTTCAACCAAACGCAGAGAAAGAAGATGGAAACGAGTCAGAAGCTCTGAGTGTCAAACAATCTACTGTTTCCGACTCCACAGCAAGAGCTCCATCGCGGCCAGTTTTCTCTCCTAGCTCAAGTTCCCAGCTTCATGATCGGGAAGACAAGGCTCGTCGCCAACAGCCTAGAGAACAACAACCACCTTCCAGGCCAATCATACAGCCAAAGCCACCACCTTTCTTTCATCCATCGGAGCTCCAACCAGATAACAACCGACCTCCCCAAGGTTTTGACAGGCCTGGTTTGCACCGCTTCCATCCACAGACATTTGACAATCAGGGTGGTCTGCAGCAAGAATCTGCCCAGTTTTCAGACAAGCAGCAAGGAATTTTATCTGAGTCTCCATATGCTGAATACCCTCCTCTGCATTCCCATCAACCACCCAATTTTGCAGTGCCACTTAATCCAAATCCACTGCTAACTCCCCCTCCGTTCAATTATCATCATTTTCCATCTGAGGGAGCTCAAACATTTTACAGCTCTCCACATGAGATGGCACGGCCTGATTCAGCACCAGATGTTGGAACAGAACAAGGGTCATTGTTGGGTTTCCCACCTGGTCCAGTAGGTGGTGTGAATTTCCCAGAAAGTTATCCTCGTCCCTGGAACAGCGGACCTGTGGGTGTGCCTTTTGAAGGTCCAACAGGGGGTCAACCAATTCCAGATGGTTTGGGAAATGCATCAGATCCTCAAGGGAGAGGTGCATTTTTTCAAGGTGATTATGGACGGAATCCTGGAAGTTTGCCTTCAAACCCTCCTCTTCCACCTTTGGCCAACAAGGGGATGGAACCAACACAGGGTAGTGCTGCAATGGATCCCAGGGATGGCAAGGGTATACTGGCACAACCACCCTTGCCActcccacccccacccccaccacccCCTCACTTGTCACAGCTCAAAAGAGCTAAGTTCTTTTCTGGTGATACAAGCCGAGATGGACAGGGATTTGGATGGCAGCAGGAGAAGCATGATAGTTTTGGAAGTGGGCAGGACTAG